In one Pseudoclavibacter sp. Marseille-Q3772 genomic region, the following are encoded:
- the xseA gene encoding exodeoxyribonuclease VII large subunit, whose amino-acid sequence MGRQFSSPEQPFQVQFIAQSIHDWVAQLGTAWIEGELTSFDIRGGHAYAKIRDLNADASLSIVMWRSVRERLKEQFNKGDRVIIQAKPDVWVKGGTLSLQVYDMRHAGLGNLLEQLERLRRTLAAEGLFDAERKQRLPFLPGCIGLITGRESDAEKDVRRNAELRWPAVEFRTVYTRVQGDSAANEVTEAIKVLDTDPDVEVIIIARGGGDFLHLLPFSDETLVRTAAAARTPIVSAIGHEADRPLLDEVADLRASTPTDAAKRVVPDVAEQLDIVDQARSRIRRRITERIMLEQRGIEQLRSRPVLANPVRIVDQHGDELGRLAARGAELVDRHLRYAEDGVASLTHRLNALSPLGTLKRGYAIVERVDASGSAVVTETGQTSTGDALSIRVTDGRIHATTK is encoded by the coding sequence ATGGGACGCCAATTCTCCTCCCCCGAACAGCCCTTCCAGGTACAGTTCATTGCCCAGTCCATCCACGATTGGGTGGCACAGCTGGGAACCGCGTGGATCGAAGGCGAGCTCACCAGTTTCGACATCCGCGGCGGACACGCATACGCCAAGATTCGTGACCTGAATGCGGATGCATCCCTATCGATCGTGATGTGGCGATCGGTTCGTGAACGCCTCAAGGAACAGTTCAACAAGGGCGATCGCGTCATCATCCAGGCCAAACCCGATGTGTGGGTCAAGGGCGGAACCCTCTCGCTGCAGGTTTACGATATGCGCCACGCGGGGCTCGGTAACCTCCTCGAGCAGCTCGAACGGCTCCGCCGCACCCTCGCAGCTGAGGGGCTCTTTGACGCCGAACGCAAACAGCGACTCCCCTTCCTACCCGGCTGCATCGGCCTGATCACCGGCCGCGAATCGGACGCTGAAAAGGATGTCCGCCGCAATGCAGAACTGCGCTGGCCGGCCGTCGAGTTCCGCACTGTTTACACCCGCGTGCAGGGTGATTCGGCAGCGAACGAAGTCACCGAGGCAATCAAGGTGCTCGACACCGACCCGGATGTTGAGGTCATCATCATCGCCCGCGGCGGCGGTGATTTCCTCCACCTATTGCCGTTCAGCGATGAGACCCTGGTGCGCACTGCCGCGGCCGCGCGCACTCCGATTGTCAGCGCGATCGGCCACGAAGCCGACCGTCCACTGCTTGACGAAGTCGCCGATCTGCGCGCATCCACCCCGACCGATGCCGCAAAACGCGTCGTCCCGGATGTTGCCGAACAACTCGACATCGTCGACCAGGCACGCTCCCGCATCCGCCGCCGTATCACTGAACGCATCATGCTCGAACAGCGTGGTATCGAGCAGCTTCGCTCACGCCCGGTGCTCGCTAACCCGGTCCGCATCGTCGACCAGCACGGCGATGAGCTCGGCCGGCTCGCTGCCCGCGGCGCGGAACTCGTCGACCGTCACCTGCGCTACGCAGAAGACGGCGTAGCCTCGCTCACCCACCGGCTCAATGCGCTCTCGCCACTTGGCACGCTCAAGCGCGGCTACGCCATTGTTGAGCGGGTGGATGCATCCGGTAGCGCGGTCGTCACCGAAACGGGACAGACCAGCACCGGAGATGCGCTCAGCATTCGCGTGACCGATGGCCGCATCCACGCGACCACTAAGTAA
- a CDS encoding exodeoxyribonuclease VII small subunit, which produces MPANEPAPNSATVRDTPVAELSFEAARDELALVVQKLEEGSLPLEDSLALWERGEALAARCEQWLRGARERLEQAREQRVDEAADE; this is translated from the coding sequence ATGCCTGCCAACGAACCCGCCCCGAACTCGGCCACCGTTCGCGATACCCCGGTCGCCGAACTCAGCTTTGAAGCTGCCCGCGACGAGCTCGCCCTCGTGGTACAGAAGCTCGAAGAAGGCTCGCTACCGCTGGAAGACTCCCTGGCACTGTGGGAGCGCGGCGAAGCGCTCGCTGCGCGATGCGAACAGTGGTTGCGCGGTGCCAGGGAGCGTCTCGAGCAGGCTCGCGAACAGCGCGTGGATGAGGCGGCCGACGAATAA